The Mauremys reevesii isolate NIE-2019 linkage group 1, ASM1616193v1, whole genome shotgun sequence genome segment GGCTCCCTCCCGCGGGCAGGACAATGCCGAACGTCTCGGGTGGGAAGATCGGCAGGGAGGGGCCCAGGAAACCCAGGATGGGGAAGGAGTTCGAAAGCTGCCACAAGCTGCCGAGGAAGCATCAAGGTTTGCAGCAGAGAAGAACCTGCCTCTGAGCGAAAACCGTCCCTGGCCGGAacctggagcatgagctttaaaCCCACGTCTGTACGCGGCGGGATCTGCAGGCTCCTCCATAGCCTGTGTCCGATGAGGTGATCTCCAGGGCTTATCCAGGCACCGAAAGGGTCTGGGTCCCTCCTGGCCTAAAAGTCTGAATCGGCCTCCAGCAGCTCGGCATCCATGAGGTTTgtctgggagtggatgggggcgaAGCCTGCCCTCCTGCCATGAGTCCTCGGCCCGCAGGGGACGCTCCCGCTGGGCAGGGGGCCGGGATCCaggcccgcggcggggagccGGAACGAGCCGTTGTGCTGCTGGCGGGCCAGGAAGCACCTCACGCTGCCCTCGAGGGCCAGCTCTCCCTGGGGCCCGGTCTCGGGGCAGAAGGGGTTGCTGACCACATGGAAGGCGGCGTGTTTCCTGGACCTGGCGGGGTTCTCctggggcccctgggggaggaggcctTCGTGCTGGGAGACGCTGAACCTCAGGCCGGGGTAGGAGCCCGGGGGCAGCACCTCTTCCCCAAGCTGAGACTCCCTGGGGTTGGCGACCAGGCACTTCTGCCGTGGCAGCTTGGGCAGGCGAGGGACGGCGCTGCGGGCCGGCGGGGGGAAGGAGCCCACGTCGCAGAGCGCAGGCCCCAGGGGGCAGActtccttcttcttcctcctccgcTTCTTCTTGCGGCTGGCTTTCTTCTCCAGCTCGGGCGAAATCTCGGCGTCCACCACCCACAGGTTCGCCCTTTCGTCCGGAGGCACTGCAGGCACGAGAGAGGGGAGACGGGGTGAGCGGGGCCTTCCCAGGCGGGTTCGCTGTGAAACCCCCCGCGGGAAACTCAGCGACCGCGACGGCAGGAGACAGACCCGAGTGCGGGCACAGCGTGAGCAAGTGTGATGGATCCTTGtcctcacccagctctgccgctgcACCCGTCCCAGCCCAGAGATTCCCAGCCTGCCAACGGCCCTCAACCCCTGCTCCTTACTGGTCCCGTCATGGGGCCCCTTACATGGCTCTGCCCATgctcctcaatcccgacccgcagcccccggctagcccagccctgggcttctccccacgctcctcactcccgacccgcagcccccgctgccccagccccgggctTCTCCCCacgctcctcactcccgacccgcagcccccgctaccccagccctgggcttctccCCACGCTCCTCACTGCcgacccgctgccccagccccgggcctCTCCCCacgctcctcactcccgacccgctgcccccgctgccccagccccgggctTCTCCCCACtctcctcaatcccgacccgctgccccagccctgggcttctccTCACgctcctcaatcccgacccacagcccccggctaccccagccctgggcttctccccacgctcctcaatcccgacccgcagccctgggcGTCTCCCCccgctcctcactcccgacccgcagcccccgctagcccagccctgggcttctccccacgctcctcaatcccgacccgcagcccccgctaccccagccctgggcttctccccacgctcctcactcccaacccgcagcccccggctaccccagccctgggcttctccccacgctcctcaatcccgacccgcagcccccgctgccccagccctgggcttcccaccacacacagctctgccggtgcccctcagtcctgacttgCCTCCGTTCCCTGCGCTGCCaggcctgcccctcccctgagcagaGGTTGTTTGGGACGTCAGGCGGGATTTTTAACCCTGGGTTATTACAATTCGTAGCGTCTCTGCCAAATTCCAATTCACAGAATTACATCTCCCCTGGTTCCACACAGCAATCGCCTTCGCTGCCTTCCCTGCACTGTGAGCCCGCTGAACGGGTGCCaccttccaccccagaagtggctgcatttccaaGGCTGTGGTGCAATCCCTCTCCTATCCCTTGCATCCCCGGTCTCACAGCCCAcagagggggcgggggcggaTATCACCGCCCttgttttacaggtggggaaatgcAGGCCCAGCgtggagaagtgacttgccccaggtcacgcACCAGGTTAGCATCAGGGCGAGGAGGAAAACCaaagtctcctgattcccagtccagtgcttcccGTCTAGACGTGACGAGCAAAGCTGGCCTTGTGGCTGAGGCACTGGGACGCAGGGGTCCTGCATTTGATCGCTGGCTCTGTGGACCTTCATCTTTCAGCCTCCGTTTcccaactgccagaagctagaTTGCAGGGCCTGTCTGTCACTGTGGGGCCGAGCAGCACCCGCCACCCAGGGGCCGAGCAGCACCCGCCACCCAGGGGCCGAGCAGCACCCACCACCCAGGGGCCGAGCAGCACCCGCCCCccaggggccctgatctcagcagaAACCTCTAGGTGCTCCTGGGGCACAAATGACCTTGCGCAGACGCACGCGGCGTCATGACCTCATCGCCGGCCCGTCTCCCTCGCCACCCCTCGCTTTCCCCGGGACTCACCGGGCGTCGCCACGGGCGTGACGGAGACGTCCTGCGGCAGGATGGCCCCTCTCCTGGCCACCATCTTGGTGACGTGCTGGGCCCAGGCCGAGGATACGTCAGCTGAGGGCTCGTTGATGTCGAACGCCAGGCCAGCTGGGACGGAAGCCACAGAGAAGATTCTTACAACCTGCTCAGCAGAGGGGGGAATCCCGCAGCCGGAGTGGGGTACGGGGGGATCTTCACTGAttcaccccaatctcctgccctggCTGACCCCACCAGCAGCCTGTTCCGGAGCCAACGCCCTGCGTTCCTGGGGCGACCAGGACgccctcccatccccacccccagaggcTGGACCCTGTGCGAATGGCCCCGCAGAGCAGTGAGGATGCGTTTTCCAGCTGCCTAGGGCCTGAGAGCCCAGAGGGTCTTTGCCCGGCTTTCACATCACGAAGCGATGGCCAAACGGGCCTGAGATGCGTCTGCACGGcctccctacccggccctccagaCAGTTTCGCAACCCCGCCGTGgagtttccccacccctgctgtacacaGACAGGCAGGATgagccagtggttagggcacatcTGGGTCCAAGTCCCACAGACTTCTACTGTGACcacgggcaagtcacttcacctcctgctgcctcagtttcccttctgccTGCAGGGGGTCGGAGCCCTGCCCTCTCAGGGACCAGCGAGGGTAATTCCACTAAAGACTCGGAGGCGCGTCCGATCCTACAGCAACGTGGGCCGCACACGTTAGCTAGAGAGAGACGTTCGCCCCCTGCGGTAACTTCCTTGGACTCCTGGAGTTACGCCAGGAGGGAACTGGGTCCAAGGAGCAGATCCGTTGGGTAGGGCGGGGCCATTTCTACGTCGGTCACTTTTCTGACGACGCCTTTAATGCGTAAATAAATCCTGCCGCTTGCCGGCTCCCTGGCATGGGGGCGGGATGCTGCTCCaggacagcggttctcaaacggtAACAACCTGCAGACATGGACCCCCCAAGGCTCATccgcaggccctgcccccagtccacccctgcccctcctcctccccgcctctttctgcccctcccccgagcgcaccctgtccctgcctcctccccacccccgggccTGCCgcctgctgctgaacagctgttccccggcgccggagggagcaggggagtcgATCAGTGGAGCCCGTGGAGCTCctggcccccagtttgagagacACTCTAGGCTCTAGGGCGAGGGggcccatcaatggcttttagccgagcggtcagggatgcaaccccaggcTCTGGGCGTCCCTGGCCTCTGTCTGCCAGACGCTGGGACGGACGAGAGGGGACGGATCACTCAGTGGTtgcctgttctgtccattcccagCGCCTGGGACCAGCCACCGTCGGACGACacgacactgggctagatggaccattggtctggcccagtccGGCCGTTCTGAGGGGCTCGTTGCTGGCCCCTTTCAGGAGCGCAGGGATTCAGCCAAACACTTCACAACAAGGCGGCGCGATGGGCGCGGTCAGACTGGGCGTTACGGGCCGGTCTGACCCTGCGACAGCTGCTCTCGGCAGCGCCCCCTAGTGAGGGCGGAGGGAGGTGCCTTGCTGAGAGCCACGGCCCACGTGCCCCACAACAAACCTCGGACCACAGAAGCGTCTCCCCCCACAAGACTGATAAGCAGTGGGGGCTGCAAACCTGCCACCGAAGAGGGGGCCTAGCACCAGGGTGGTGGTGTGCGAAGCCCCCatggtcccctccccccccgggacgTACCCACGGGCCCGTCGTGCGAAGCCCCCATGGTTCCCCCGCCCCCGGACGTACCCACGGGCCCGTCGTGCGAAGCCCCCATGGTTCCCGCCCTGGACGCACCCACGGGCCCGCCGCGAAGCCCCATGGTTCCCCGCCCGACGTACCCACGGCCCGTCGTGCAAAGCCCCATGGTTCCCCGCCCGACGTACCCACGGGCCCGTCGCAAAGCCCCCATGGTTCCCCCGCCCGGACGTACCCACGGCCCGCGTCGGCCCCATGGTTCCCGCCCGGACGTACCCACGGGCCCGTCGTGCGAAGCCCCCATGGTTCCCGCCCCCGGACGTACCCACGGGCCCGTCGTGCGAAGCCCCCATGGTTCCCCGCCCGACGCATTTCCACGGGCCCGCCGCGAAGCCCCATGGTTCCCCGCCCGACGTACCCACGGGGCCGTCGTGCGAAGCCCCCATGGTTCCCCCGCCCGCGGACGGACCCACGGGCCCGTCGTGCGCAGCCCCCatggttccccccgcccccggacgTACCCACGGGCCCGCCGCAAAGCCCCATGGTTCTCCCGGGATGTACCCACGGGCCCGTCGTGCTAAGCCCCCatggttccccccgcccccggacgTACCCACGGGCCCGTCGTGCGAAGCCCCATGGTCCCCTCCCCGGACGCACCCACGGCCCGTCGTGCGAAACCCCATGGTTCCCCACCATGGTTCCCGCCCGGACGTACCCACGGGCCCGCCCGACGTACCCCACGGGCCGTCGCCCCATGGTTCCCGCCCCGACGTACCACGGGCCCGCCCCCATGGTTCCCGCCCGACGTACCACGGGCCCGTCGTGCGGCCCCCATGGTTCCCCGCCCGGACGTACCCACGGGTCCGTCGTGCGGCTCCCATGGTTCCCTGCCCCGACGCACCCACGGGCCGTGCGAAGCCCCATGGTTCTCCCGGACGTACCCACGGGCCCGTCGTCGCCCCGGGGCCCCATGGTTTCACGGGCCCGCTGCGGCCCCATGGTTCCCGCCCCGACGTACACGGGCCCGTCGTGCCCCCATGGTTCGACGCACCCACGGGCCCGTCGCGAAGCCCCATGGTTCCCCGCCCCGACGTACCACCCGCTGTGCAGCCCCATGGTTCCCCTGCCCCGGACGTACCCACGGGCCCGCCCCCATGGTTCCCCGCCCGACGTACCCACGGGCCCGCCGTGCGGCCCCATGGTTCTCCCCCCATGGTTCTCCCGGGACGTACCCACGGGCCCGTCATGCGAAGCCCCCGTGGTTCCCTTCCCCCCGGACGTACCCACGGGCCCATCGTGCGAAGCCCCCATGGTTCCCGTCCCCCCGGACGTACCCACGGGCCCGTCGTGCGAAGCTCCCGTGGTTCCCTTCCCCCCCGACGTACCCACGGGCCCGTCGTGCGAAGCCCCCGTGGTTCCCGCCCGACGTACCCGTGGTTCCCCGCCCCGACGTACCCACGGGCCCGTCGTGCGGCCCCGTGGTTCCCGCCCGGACGTACCCACGGGCCCATCGTGCGAAGCCCCCCTGGTTCCCTTCCCCCCGGACGTACCCACGGGCCCGTCGTGCGAAGCCCCCgtggttccccccgcccccggacgTACCCACGGGCCCGTCGTGCGAGACGGTGCGCATGCTGAAGGACACCTCCTGCTCCGGGTTGCGCAGCAGCTCCTTCCGCTTGGAGAAGGCCTTGGCGATCATCCTGCTTTTCCTGATCCTCTTGGGCTCGTCGTCGCTCTGGCCGGTCAGCCTGGGGAGGAAATGGGGTTGGGGGCTGGTTCGGCCTGGGGAGGGAACGGGTCGGGGGCTGGTTCGCCAGGGGCTGGCTCGGCCGGGGGGAGGGAACGGGGTTGGGGGGCTGGCCCGGTCGGGGGGCTGGCtcggccgggggggggcagggcacggACCCTCTCCAGTGGGGCTGAGGAGTgctcctgggctcccccacctcctgctgaGCCAGGAAGCCAGTTTGTCGGTTACCGAGGGAACCCCTCCATCCTCCCAGCCCCAAGGACGGGGTGTCCCGCTCCTTCCCCCgattccccctccctgcaccacggccggggggtgggggggcagagacgGACACACGGACGGTAACACGCTGGCACCAGGGCTCTTCCCACCACGGTGGCCGGGGGCGTCAGTGTCAAGGAGActcgggccccgggccccacccCCGGGATCACCCCTccaggcgccccccccccctcggcggcagcccccctgcagctGTGAGCCGAACTCACaccggcccccccccgccccgccctgcacCCCCTAACTCCGGGATCTGCCCCTTCTTCGCAGCGCCACGCGGCTCCCCACGCAGCCAGgcgggggtctcagccccctgctccggagggaggaatcccttcccctcccccacctctgtcATGGGCatctggggctggaggggcagccTGAGACCGACGCCCCTACGGAGCCACAGCCGGGTCCGGGGCAGGCGGCGctggctgcagctcccccaccccccagacgtGTGTCGCTCCCGAGCCGGGGGCCCAGggaattcagcctccaggcgagGAGCCGTCCCTGAAtcagcctggggaagccacagcTGGCGATGGGTCCGTCCTGCGCCAGGCTCCAGCCAACCCACGAGCCAGGAGCAGGTCTGGGGACCCTTGCTCCAGCCCCGCCCTGACTCCAGCCCCGATCCCGGCCCTGCTCCGACTCCAGCCCTGTTCCCGGCCCCGACGCCAGCCCCGTTCCCGGCCCCGACGCCAGCCCTGCTTCGACTCCAGCCCCGATCCCGGCCCCGACTCCAGCCCCATtcccggccctgctccagccctgctccgaCTCCAGCCCCGTTCCCGGCCCCGCTCCAGCCCCGTTCCCGGCCCCGACACCAGCCCCgttcccggccccgccccgactCCAGCCCCGTtcccggccctgctccagcccagccccgacTGCAGCCCCGttcctggccctgctccagctcagccCCGCCTCCAGCCCCGTTCCCGGCCCCGACTCCAGCCCAGCCCCGACTCCAGCCCCATtcccggccctgctccagccctgctccgaCTCCAGCCCCGTTCCTGTTCCCGGCCccgccctgcctccagccccgttcccggccccgccccgactccagccccgatcccagccctgctccgacTCCAGCCCCgttcccggccccgcccctgccccgactccagcCCCGATCCCGATCCCGGCCCCGCCTCCAGCCCCgatcctggccccggccccgcctccagCCCCGATCCCGATCCTGGCCCCAACTCCAGCCCCgatcccggccccggccccgactCCAGCCCGGCCCCGCCCTTGCTTTGTTCCAAGCCTGCTCTTGACTCGTGACTCCAACCTTTGTCTCCAGTGCCTGGCCCGGTTGCCACCGCACCGACCACTAGGCCCAGCTACCACTGCTCCTGTCACTAGGCCTGACCCTGCCCAGCTCAGCTTCTGACCTATGCCACTCTGTGCCTCTCTGCTGGGAACCCACCTCGTCCCCTAGGAACCAGCTGAGACCCACTGAATTCCTCGCCCAGGGGCCACCAGGCAGCTGCCGGATAAGGACAGCGACGGACCTGGGCTGGACTGTGTCTGGGGGCCTCGGGCATGCGGTGCCCCCCGCTGAACCGCAGCTGCTGGGGCTCAGAGGAGACCCCAgtagctctgggctgggggagggctgcTCCCACCTGCACCAGGTGCGCCTCCAGATGAGGAGGGTGGCTTTGGTCCACACCCAGGTGCTCATGGAAATGCCGGTGCCGAACATGGCAAAGAGGTTGATCTTCTCCaccagcaggctgggccggttctTGATCTCGCAGTCTGGGATCGGCTTGTTGGTCTGGATGGCGATCGTCACGTTCGCTTCGCACCTGCGCCAGGAACACGGGGCGTGACGGCGGCACGGAGAGCAGGGGCCAAACCCCCCCCTGCCCGGGGCAATGGGGAGCCGGGGCACCCGGaacaccccctcccatccccagcgACGACCTGCCCTCCCCTTAGTGCAGCCAGATACAGGACAATGACacaccccctgcagcagcagctgctgagtaGATTCAGGGGCTGAGGCCCCTTCCCACAGCTCGACGGCCCCCAGCAGCTGCCCAGACACCGCGGTGATGGGGGCCGCACGAGGGCAGGGCAGCCGCAGCCGCGCCATGTGACCGGCCCTCCGCAGGAAGCCCCATGATCTGAGCCTCGGGACCAGCCGGGCAGGGAACGACCCAGCACTGAGCACAGCGACGGGATAACGGGCCCATCTCGGCTTCCTCCTGATGCGTCTCCCTGGGATCAGGCACGTCAGGGTGCCCCGGTCCCCGTGCCGCTCGGCTCTGCCCCCCGCTGAAACGGGAACAGGCCCGGGGCCATGGACGGCCCGGGCAGTCACGCCCCGACGTGCCCGTGAGGGGTGACACGGGGACCAGCCGTGGCATCCCCCAGGGACTGCCGCTCCCACGGCATCAGGCGACGCCAGAGTGGGAATCCACACGAGCAGCCAGACTTCCGCGTGGGGAATGGGAAGAGCGTCGTCACGGGACCTGGCGGCGGAGGGGAGGTCATGGAAAGCGTCACCTTCTTCCAACACAGAGCAAGCAGCTCtactggacccccccccccccgagactcTTCCTGCCCCTCCGGGGGGCTGGGGGCGCCTGTTAAAGGgacccggcgggggggggggggaggaaacggCCTGTCCCACTTACAGGACGTACTCCCGGAAGCTCCGCTCCCACTCAGCCTGGTTGAAGAAGTCGTAGAAGTGGCAGGCGAAGGTGATGAGGACGAAGCCGAAGGCCAGGAAGCCAAAGATGCCTGTAAGGAAGCACAGAAGGGCCCAGGGGTTATTcccacagccccagggccaggacgCGGCATGTTGCCGGCCTGAGGAAGCCCCGATGGAAACACGATCCAGGAAAAGTGAAGGGAGGGGTCAAACTCGGGCTCCTTCCGTACCTCTGAtggggtcagggccggctttaggccaattccccggaatcgggccccgcaccttaggcatctttttaattttttatcttttttttactcacccagcgcaGGGGGGGtgttccgctccgggtcttcggcggcatttcggcagcgggggggtgggggtgggaggtctgctccaggtctttggcggcagggggtcctttggtgccgcagaagacccggagtggacccccaccaccgaagtgccgccagagccccggaccaccgccgggtattcgaatcgggccccgcccttcataaagccggccctggatgggGTCCTCGTCAGTATCAGCTGCACCCGCTTCTGGCGCGCCTTTCGGCCCGAAGAGCTTTACGCACCGTCCAGACAGAGGTCACGTTACCCGGCAGTgaaacgcagccacctctggggaggaccGTGGCAGCTGCGTAACAGCAGCACTACAGCACAGGTTCGGACCAGAAAAGGAATAATATATCCAACCTTCCCAGGGAATCCGAGGGAGGGAAAAGGCACTCACTCAGCTGGAGTCTGGCCAGAAGGCCTGTGTTAACTTGGCAGAGAGGCTCCGGGAGTGGTCGGGACCTGGCTCTGATGCCTTATCTAAAGGCGAGAGTCGGTGAGTCACTCATACCCCTCCCTGCGTCTTCTACTGGGCCAGTGCCACCGCTTTGTGCAGGCCCTGGGTTTCCCCGGGAGGCTCCTACCCAAGGCCTGGCCCTTTGGGACGGGCGAGATCATGGCCCAGGGTAGAACGCCGGCAGCGAGGCACAAGCCGAGCCCAAACCCGCCCGGCTTACCCAGCCGTAACATGGTCTCGTTGATTTTGCTGGCAGCTTTCTCGCTCAGCAGGCCGGGGTGGTTGCTTTTGATGGAGAACAGAGTCATGACACctaggacagacagacagcaggaCAGGCGCATCAGCCGGGACCAGGGCTGCCGGATCAAGCAGCTAGGGAgcagcctggagcacccacggactCGGTGGCTATGGTGCGTACAGCatcacataagaacggccagactgagtcagaccaaaggtccatccagccccgtatcctgtcttctgacagtggccaatgccaggtgccccagagggaatgaacagaacagataatcatcaaatgatccatcccctgtcgcccattcccagcttctgaggctaggggcaccatccctgcccatcctggctaacagccatcgatggacctatcctccatgaataggtcttgaacttatctagttcctttttaaaccctgttctagtcttggccttcataacatcctctggcaaggagttccacagattgactgcacattgtgtgaaaaaatacttccttttgtttgttttaaacctgctgcctattattttcatttggtgaccccctagtatgtgtgttatgggaaggagtaaataacatttccttgtttactttctccaccagtcataattttatggacctcaatcatatcccctcttagttgtctcttttccaagctgaaaagtcccagttttattaatctcctcatacggaagccgttccagacccctaatcatttttgttgcccttttctaaaccttttccaattccaatatatctgttttgagatggggcgaccacatctgcacacgcagtattcaaggtgtggacgtaccatggatttatatagcagcaatatgatattatctctccctttcttgattattcccaacattctgttcgctgtctggctgccgctgcacagtgagtggatgatttcagagaactctccacagtgactccaaggtctctttcttgagtggcaacagctaatttaga includes the following:
- the SMO gene encoding smoothened homolog; the encoded protein is MAPAGWARGPLLWGLLLLLLSPGPGPPACRGAQPNASAARDRCKRAAPCERLRSTACLGSALPYAATSTLLAADSGSQEEAHDKLLLWSGLRNAPRCWDAIQPLLCAVYMPKCEDGQVELPSQTLCQATRGPCTIVERERGWPDFLQCTTDRFPEGCPNEVQNLKFNSSGQCEAPLVQTDNPKSWYEDVEGCGIQCQNPLFTEHEHRDMHLYIAAFSSVTIFCTFFTLATFVADWKNSNRYPAVILFYVNACFFVGSIGWLAQFMDGARGEIVCRADGTMRLGEPTSNETLSCVIIFVIVYYSLMSGVIWFVMLTYAWHTSFKALGTTYQPLLGKTSYFHLLTWSIPFVLTVAILAVAQVDGDSVSGICFVGYKNYRYRAGFVLAPIGLVLIVGGYFLIRGVMTLFSIKSNHPGLLSEKAASKINETMLRLGIFGFLAFGFVLITFACHFYDFFNQAEWERSFREYVLCEANVTIAIQTNKPIPDCEIKNRPSLLVEKINLFAMFGTGISMSTWVWTKATLLIWRRTWCRLTGQSDDEPKRIRKSRMIAKAFSKRKELLRNPEQEVSFSMRTVSHDGPVAGLAFDINEPSADVSSAWAQHVTKMVARRGAILPQDVSVTPVATPVPPDERANLWVVDAEISPELEKKASRKKKRRRKKKEVCPLGPALCDVGSFPPPARSAVPRLPKLPRQKCLVANPRESQLGEEVLPPGSYPGLRFSVSQHEGLLPQGPQENPARSRKHAAFHVVSNPFCPETGPQGELALEGSVRCFLARQQHNGSFRLPAAGLDPGPLPSGSVPCGPRTHGRRAGFAPIHSQTNLMDAELLEADSDF